The genome window TCTTCGGTTTCATTGTGAACAAACATTGTCATCGGTACGCCCCACGTACGCTGACGAGAGATACACCAATCAGGACGGTTTGCTACCATGGTATCAATACGAGCTTCGCCCCAGCTTGGGATCCAACGTACTGATTTGATTTCACCTAATGCTTGTTTACGTAAGCCTTGTGTTTCCATACCGATAAACCATTGCGGCGTCGCACGGAAAATAATTGGCGTTTTGTGACGCCAGCAGTGTGGATAGCTATGTTTGATACGTTCTAATTTTAATAACGCACCGGTTTCTTTTAATTTTTCTAAAACTTTTTCGTTTGATTCGAACACACCTAAGCCGGCAAAGAATGGCGTAGTTGAGATAAACTTACCGTCATTTGCCACTAAGCCCGCCATTTCGATATTGTATTTTTTCGATACGATAAAGTCGTCTTGACCATGATCCGGCGCAGTGTGTACCAAACCGGTACCGCCGTCAGTGGTTACGTGATCACCTAAGATTAACGGTACGCTGTAATCGTAGAACGGGTGCTGGAATTGCATTAATTCTAATGCGTCACCTTTTACTTCACCTAATATTTCAACTGATTCTACGTTTGTTGCTTTTTGCACGCTTTCAACTAAATCTTTTACTAAAATGACACGTTCATCACCAAATTGGACTAATTGATAGTCAAATTCAGGATTAATTGAAATTGCTTTGTTTGAAGGTAATGTCCAAGGTGTTGTGGTCCAAATAATTGCAGAAATTTGACCGCTTCCTTTACCTACCGCATTAAATTTTGCTTCAACCGCTGCAAGCATCAACCGCTTTAAAACGCACATAAATAGACGGAGACACTTTATCTTCGTATTCTACTTCCGCTTCCGCTAATGATGAGCCACAGTCTAAACACCAGTGAACCGGTTTAGAACCTTTGTATAAGTGACCGTTCGCAATCACTTTGCCTAAAGTACGGATAATTTGTGCTTCCGTATCAAAGTTCATCGTAAGGTATGGTTTTTCCCAGTCACCTAAAATCCCCATACGCATAAAGTCAGCTTTTTGTCCTTCGACTTGCTCTTTCGCATAATCACGGCAAGCCTGACGGAATTCCGCCGCCGAAATTTTTTCGTTCGGTTTACCGACAATGCCTTCTACTTTTAATTCGATCGGTAAACCATGACAGTCCCAACCCGGAACGTAAGGCGTATCGAAACCTAAAGCGGTTTTCGATTTCATAATAATATCTTTTAAAATTTTATTAACTGCGTGACCAATATGAATATTACCGTTTGCATACGGAGGACCGTCGTGCAGAATGAAAGATTTTTTCCCTTTCGAACTTTCACGTACTTTTTGATATAAATTTTTGTCATACCAATTTTTTAACATATCGGGTTCACGTTTAGCGAGATCCCCACGCATAGGAAAGCCTGTTTCAGGCAAATTTAAGGTGTTTTTGTAATCAATCATTTTTGTTTTCCAGTTAATAAAATTTTAGTTTGAATTTTGTGTAATTATTAGGTTACGTACTATTTTGCAAATTCTTTGAAAAATTCGACCGCTTGTAACCTATCTTTCTCAATTTGTTCCTTAAGTGCTTTAAAACTCGGGAATTTCACTTCATCACGTATTTTATGAATAAAGAATACTTCTATTGCCTCACCGTAAATTGAACGATTGAACTCGAATATATGCACCTCTAGCAAAGGCTTTGTACCGTTAATCGTTGGACGATTCCCAACATTGGCAATACCATTATACTTACCATTTTTAGTTTGAATCTGCACCGCAAATACGCCTTGCAACGGAATGACTAAGCGATTAAGCATAATATTTGCCGTCGGAAAACCAATGGTTCGCCCGAGCTTATTACCGTGTGCTACACGTCCTGCTATCGAATAAGGTCTACCCAATAATTGTTCTGCCAAAACAAGATGATTGTCTTGTAAAGCTTGGCGAATAAAAGAACTACTGATTCTCTCATTTTTAAAACTGTGTGTATGGCTTTCCTCAACCGCAAAGCGATATTTTAAACCTGCATTATGCAACATTTCAAAATTGCCTGCTCGCTTTGCCCCAAAACGGAAATCATCACCAACGCTGAGATAACGGACTTTTAACTGTTTTACTAATAACTCACGAATAAAATCTGTTGCAGATAATTGAGAAAAAGCCTCACTAAAACGAATACATAGAACGAAATCAACACCGGCTTCCGCCAAATATTTAAGTTTATCACGTAACCGCATCAAACGAGCCGGTGCTGAAGCGGTCAAATTCTCTGCTTTTTTTACAAAAAATTCTCGTGGTTGTGGCTCAAACAACATAACAACCGAAGGTAATCCAACTTCAAGCGACTGATCGCATAAACGAGCAAGAATATTTTGATGACCTAAATGCACACCATCAAAATTACCGATACTCAGTACACAGCCTTTTGATAAAGCTGGATGATTTTCTAAATTGTATAAGCCTCGAATTAGTCGCATTTTATCCGCTTTTTTTAAAGAAATTGTTATGATTATACGGCTATCGGCAAAAAATATAAAGCTGATGAACCTGAAAATAATTGATTTTAGCTGATGAATGGAGAGATGTGAAACAATTCAAGTTCTTTCGTGAAGATATATGTTCAGCTAACCTACATTTTTCTATCTCACCCCTTAAAAACACTTTAAAAAATAGTGCATCTATACACTATTTTTCAGATAAATACATATCCAAATGCTACATTTTGTTTTATCATATAAACAATTATTTTGAGGAAAAAATTATGACAGATTTTGCTTATCTTCAACAAAAACGCAAACAATTAAAGATGAAAGTAAATGATGTTTGTACGCAAGCTGGTGTGACACGCGCCTATTTTAATCAATTAGTCAGCGGCAAAATTAAAAATCCGAGTGCGAACAAATTAAAATCATTACATCAAGTGCTAAACATTATTGAAGATATGAATCAACGAATCGGGATAATTTTCGGGAAATTTTATCCTGTACATACTGGTCATATTAATATGATCTATGAAGCCTTTAGTAAAGTCGATATTTTACATGTCGTCGTTTGTACGGATTCAGATCGAGATCTGCAATTATTTAAAGATAGCAAAATGAAACGTATGCCGACCAATGAAGATCGACTTCGTTGGATGCAACAAATCTTTAAATATCAACAAAAGCAAATTTTTATTCATCATCTAAAAGAAGACGGTATTCCTAGCTATCCGAACGGTTGGCAAGCATGGGCAGACAGAGTAAAAGAATTGTTTAATGAAAAAAATATTCGTCCGACCGCGGTTTTTAGTAGCGAGATTCAAGATAAAGAGCCTTACGAAAAATACTTGAATTTAGAGGTACATTTAGTTGATCCAAAACGTGAATTATTCGATGTGTCCGCAACGCGTATTCGTAATAATCCATTCCAATATTGGCGATTTATCCCAAAAGAAGTTCGTCCGTTCTTTGTAAAAACGATTGCCATTTTAGGTGGAGAAAGCAGTGGTAAGTCCGTATTAGTCAGCAAATTAGCAAATGTATTTAATACTACCTCTGCTTGGGAATATGGACGAGAATTTGTATTTGAACAGCTTGGTGGTAATGAGCAAGCAATGCAGTATTCAGATTACCCTAGAATGGCACTTGGTCACCAACGCTATGTGGATTATGCGATGAAACATGCACATAAAGTCGCATTAATCGATACCGATTATATTACGACTCAAGCATTTTGTATTCAATACGAAGGTAAATCAC of Actinobacillus arthritidis contains these proteins:
- the ribF gene encoding bifunctional riboflavin kinase/FAD synthetase, translating into MRLIRGLYNLENHPALSKGCVLSIGNFDGVHLGHQNILARLCDQSLEVGLPSVVMLFEPQPREFFVKKAENLTASAPARLMRLRDKLKYLAEAGVDFVLCIRFSEAFSQLSATDFIRELLVKQLKVRYLSVGDDFRFGAKRAGNFEMLHNAGLKYRFAVEESHTHSFKNERISSSFIRQALQDNHLVLAEQLLGRPYSIAGRVAHGNKLGRTIGFPTANIMLNRLVIPLQGVFAVQIQTKNGKYNGIANVGNRPTINGTKPLLEVHIFEFNRSIYGEAIEVFFIHKIRDEVKFPSFKALKEQIEKDRLQAVEFFKEFAK
- the nadR gene encoding multifunctional transcriptional regulator/nicotinamide-nucleotide adenylyltransferase/ribosylnicotinamide kinase NadR; amino-acid sequence: MTDFAYLQQKRKQLKMKVNDVCTQAGVTRAYFNQLVSGKIKNPSANKLKSLHQVLNIIEDMNQRIGIIFGKFYPVHTGHINMIYEAFSKVDILHVVVCTDSDRDLQLFKDSKMKRMPTNEDRLRWMQQIFKYQQKQIFIHHLKEDGIPSYPNGWQAWADRVKELFNEKNIRPTAVFSSEIQDKEPYEKYLNLEVHLVDPKRELFDVSATRIRNNPFQYWRFIPKEVRPFFVKTIAILGGESSGKSVLVSKLANVFNTTSAWEYGREFVFEQLGGNEQAMQYSDYPRMALGHQRYVDYAMKHAHKVALIDTDYITTQAFCIQYEGKSHPFLDSMIKEYPFDVTILLSNNTKWVDDGLRSLGSLKQRQRFQQLLKKLLEKYHVPYIEIESPSYLDRYNQTKEVVEAILKEEEIPLQFKQYNHIVEEKE